The following proteins are co-located in the Gigantopelta aegis isolate Gae_Host chromosome 5, Gae_host_genome, whole genome shotgun sequence genome:
- the LOC121373008 gene encoding uncharacterized protein LOC121373008 — protein MSSRVNPNTENNERNKKGLEKYYTKPRDAGAFYGPKKFHDGLKRRGLQTYKLKAVTQWLNDEDAYSLHKPVNRSFKRLRVRVNKKYEIFDMDLMDVSRHSKVNDGVRYLLIAIDILSRYLWAIPLVNKKPETVLEGFKTILKDKRIPKKVRVDKGTEFAGVFKQFLSKENIKLIVTQNEDIKSNFAERIIRTLRGLIARFTTYNNTHKYIEVLADLVHNYNNTVHSSLGLWAPVDVNKANGIKVWSHLYVEPMVKKLKVKKPLANFLFKVGDLTRISYLRKSFTKEQDLRWTEELFKIHSRSRRQSIPVYRLRDFHDEVLKGIFYTAELQKVNKNQDILWKIEKVLKKKKEKGKVYYLVRWLGWPPSFDPYVEEGELKTA, from the coding sequence ATGTCATCCAGAGTGAACCCTAACACTGAAAATAATGAACGTAACAAGAAAggacttgaaaaatattatacaaaaccGAGAGACGCTGGAGCTTTCTACGGACCAAAGAAGTTTCACGACGGTCTTAAGAGACGTGGTTTACAAACGTACAAGTTAAAAGCGGTAACACAGTGGTTGAACGACGAAGATGCGTACAGTCTTCACAAACCAGTGAACCGTTCATTCAAGCGTCTCCGAGTACGGGTTAACAAAAAATATGAGATATTTGACATGGATTTAATGGACGTCAGCCGCCATTCAAAAGTCAACGATGGAGTTAGGTACTTGCTTATAGCTATTGACATTCTTTCGAGATACCTGTGGGCCATACCCCTTGTAAACAAGAAACCGGAGACGGTGTTAGAAGgattcaaaacaattttaaaagacAAACGTATACCCAAGAAAGTTCGGGTAGACAAAGGAACAGAGTTCGCAGGTGTATTCAAGCAGTTTctatcaaaagaaaacattaaactgattgTCACGCAGAATGAAGATATCAAAAGTAACTTCGCAGAACGAATAATTAGGACGCTTCGGGGCCTTATCGCGCGTTTTACGActtacaacaatacacacaaatacatagaAGTTTTAGCAGATCTAGTAcacaattataacaatacagttcACTCGTCCTTGGGACTGTGGGCACCGGTTGATGTAAATAAAGCGAACGGAATTAAAGTTTGGAGTCATCTGTACGTCGAACCCATGGTTaagaaacttaaagtaaagaaaccattagcaaattttttatttaaagtgggTGATTTAACGAGAATCAGCTATTTGCGTAAATCATTCACAAAGGAGCAGGACTTGAGGTGGACAGAAgagttgtttaaaatacattctaGAAGTAGACGACAAAGTATTCCAGTGTACAGACTGAGAGATTTTCACGACGAAGTGctgaaaggtatattttatacggCCGAACTTcagaaagtaaataaaaatcaaGACATTCTGTGGAAAATCGAAAAagtgttaaaaaagaagaaggagaaggggAAAGTGTACTATTTGGTTCGGTGGTTAGGCTGGCCACCTAGCTTCGATCCGTACGTAGAAGAAGGAGAACTGAAAACTGCGTGA